One region of Cydia pomonella isolate Wapato2018A chromosome 9, ilCydPomo1, whole genome shotgun sequence genomic DNA includes:
- the LOC133521546 gene encoding LOW QUALITY PROTEIN: uncharacterized protein LOC133521546 (The sequence of the model RefSeq protein was modified relative to this genomic sequence to represent the inferred CDS: deleted 1 base in 1 codon), with protein METLTHIKATDSRVLLKVVPVRVQGPNGMVNSTALLDDGSSVSLISANLARRVGLRGNSQTLRVHGAFKDNELEYKSTKVNVDLKGMDNKVYNVKLRCVEELSLPIQTLSVLKLVNYSHLADIKHKFCTTDSEPELLLGQDNLHVVIPIQIREGKYNEPSATLTRLGWSVHGKVCVPRTVRPSRGPPSVAVHTNLFIADSGADHDTTSDECLLREIHEDVRRSFLLDSMGVTTHVRQKADDARAVAQLERSAELIDGRWYVGLPWKDEHRPMPDSRPNALTRMKGIERKMGKNPGFAERYRERVNHLLKNDYAMALINTEVTPKTYYLPHFGVDNPNKQKLRLVFDAASQVSGSSLNDYLLTGPDLLSSLLGIMLRFREHPIAVTGDIRDMFLRVKIHQDDQDALRFLWRNNPTENMKTYAMTSLIFGANCAPFVAQFVKNKNAQRFESSFPAAVDAIVNSHYMDDYIDSLPDEATAIEMVKNVSYIHRAGGFEIRNWTSNSVAVLNSVPKETLGTAAVRFKVGQQHESERTLGLIWYPADDILGFDLSLKRIPSDVLEGENRPTKRVMLRVIMSIFDVLGFLAPFTIQGRIMLQEAWRLQVDWEDFIPDQIYHKWRKWVDLLKVIKDIRIPRWYCTAARNAVRDSQSATARASEMQDCVDIVATAPTSPPATHAPTHSATKCYEGVAASTSATTASSSKYSYYNNLQMHFFSDASSQAMSAVGYWRWEDNGTIYVAFIASKSRVMPIKQLTIPKAELQAALLSARLANAIGREHKLTSTRRYFWCDSSTVLHWILNKNRTYKAFEANRLGEIDDLTRVDEWRYIPTKLNVADLATRDSFDLALQSEWFKGPSFLYADESLWPKDIIPTCNEKETGECVAVIQVRDEPACIPVPDPQRFSSWLRLTRATAAVLKFIARCKGQAVEIDCAMMERAEILLLKHAQNESFGEDLARIKAHGALHRASKLLKLSPILDEHELLRVGGRIDAASDVPLDVKRPVILDGRHQVARLIVRHYHVKAAHGSQEMVVNEIKQRYWVLRLRPTVKLVTSRCMLCRIMKSKPQVPRMGDLPQARIEHHQRPFFHCGLDLFGPMEVAVGRRREKRYGVLFTCLTVRAIHIELVASLTTDSLIMALRRMAARRGWPRHLYSDNGTNLRGADTELRRSMEALDMDVLKAEGVNNNMDWTFIPPASPHWGGAWERLIRSVKAALKVVLKERAPRDEVLTTLMAEVENMVNGRPLVHVSVDPADGESLTPNHFLLGSSSRLPLVGEFDDSDLYLRKLWRKAQRLADMFWQRWLREILPTLVPRTKWLEERKPLKVGDLVLVVDPNSPRNMWPKGLITQVIPGADGRIRLVEVRTATGTYRRSAARIAPIPVSLEC; from the exons ATGGAAACTTTAACTCATATAAAAGCGACCGACAGCAGAGTGTTGTTAAAAGTAGTACCAGTGCGTGTGCAGGGACCTAACGGTATGGTAAATAGCACCGCGCTATTGGACGATGGATCTTCCGTCTCGTTAATAAGTGCTAATCTCGCGCGACGCGTCGGTCTACGTGGTAATTCACAGACATTGCGAGTTCACGGTGCGTTTAAAGATAACGAACTTGAGTACAAATCGACAAAAGTGAATGTCGACCTTAAAGGTATGGACAATAAGGTTTATAATGTTAAATTGCGTTGTGTTGAAGAATTGAGTTTGCCAATACAAACATTGTCTgttttaaaattagttaattactCTCACTTAGCtgatataaaacataaattttgcaCCACTGATTCAGAACCTGAATTATTATTAGGTCAAGATAACTTACATGTTGTAATACCTATTCAAATACGGGAGGGCAAATATAATGAGCCATCAGCTACACTCACCCGCCTCGGCTGGAGTGTCCATGGGAAAGTGTGCGTGCCGCggactgtccgtccgtccaggGGCCCGCCATCTGTCGCTGTGCATACTAACCTTTTTATTGCAGATAGCGGAGCAGATCACGATACCACATCAGATGAGTGCCTCCTAAGGGAAATCCACGAAGATGTTAGGCGCTCATTTTTGCTAGATTCCATGGGCGTGACGACGCACGTGCGGCAAAAGGCCGACGACGCCCGCGCCGTCGCGCAGCTGGAGCGCTCCGCCGAGCTCATCGATGGGCGTTGGTACGTCGGCCTTCCGTGGAAGGACGAACACCGCCCCATGCCCGACTCCCGCCCAAACGCGCTTACCAGGATGAAGGGTATTGAGCGCAAAATGGGTAAGAATCCAGGTTTCGCCGAAAGGTACCGTGAAAGGGTCAATCATTTGTTAAAAAATGATTACGCTATGGCACTAATTAACACCGAGGTCACGCCGAAGACTTATTACTTACCTCATTTCGGCGTAGACAACCCCAATAAGCAAAAACTTCGTCTGGTCTTTGATGCTGCAAGTCAGGTAAGTGGTAGCTCCCTGAACGATTATTTGCTCACAGGACCTGACCTATTGTCATCACTTTTAGGTATAATGCTGCGCTTTCGGGAACATCCAATTGCAGTAACAGGTGACATTAGAGACATGTTCTTGAGAGTCAAGATCCATCAAGATGACCAGGACGCGCTGAGGTTTCTGTGGAGAAACAACCCCACAGAAAACATGAAGACGTACGCGATGACGTCACTTATTTTCGGCGCAAATTGTGCTCCATTTGTCGcgcaatttgtaaaaaataaaaacgcccAGCGATTTGAATCGTCATTTCCCGCCGCCGTCGATGCCATCGTCAACTCGCACTACATGGACGACTACATCGACAGCCTGCCCGACGAGGCGACAGCGATCGAAATGGTAAAAAATGTCAGTTATATCCACAGGGCGGGCGGCTTTGAAATAAGAAATTGGACGAGCAACAGCGTCGCAGTTTTAAACAGCGTGCCAAAGGAGACCTTAGGCACTGCTGCTGTAAGGTTCAAAGTCGGCCAGCAACATGAGAGCGAGCGTACCTTAGGTCTCATTTGGTACCCTGCTGATGACATATTGGGCTTCGATCTGTCATTAAAACGTATACCGAGCGACGTACTTGAAGGTGAGAATAGGCCTACGAAACGTGTAATGTTA AGAGTAATTATGTCAATATTTGATGTACTAGGTTTTTTAGCACCCTTCACGATTCAAGGCCGAATTATGCTTCAAGAGGCTTGGCGCTTACAGGTGGATTGGGAGGATTTCATTCCAGACCAAATTTATCACAAGTGGCGAAAATGGGTCGACCTTTTGAAGGTAATTAAAGATATCCGTATACCTAGGTGGTACTGCACAGCCGCGCGCAATGCGGTAAGGGACAGCCAATCGGCTACAGCGCGTGCGAGCGAAATGCAAGATTGTGTGGATATCGTCGCAACGGCACCTACCTCTCCCCCTGCGACCCACGCACCTACGCACAGTGCTACGAAATGCTACGAGGGCGTAGCGGCATCTACATCTGCTACGACCGCATCGAGTAGTAAGtactcatattataataatttacaaatgcatttttttagCGATGCATCTTCTCAGGCGATGTCAGCTGTGGGCTATTGGCGCTGGGAGGATAACGGCACTATTTATGTTGCATTTATTGCCAGCAAAAGCAGAGTTATGCCGATAAAACAGCTGACTATACCGAAGGCTGAGCTGCAAGCTGCATTGTTGTCTGCAAGACTAGCCAATGCAATTGGAAGGGAGCACAAACTGACGTCAACGAGGCGTTACTTCTGGTGTGACTCCTCAACTGTATTACATTGGATTCTCAACAAAAATCGTACGTATAAGGCCTTTGAAGCAAATCGCTTGGGAGAGATTGACGACCTTACCCGCGTTGACGAGTGGCGGTACATTCCTACGAAACTAAATGTTGCCGATTTAGCGACGCGGGACTCGTTTGATCTAGCCCTACAGAGCGAGTGGTTTAAAGGTCCTTCTTTTTTATACGCTGACGAAAGTCTATGGCCAAAGGATATAATACCGACCTGTAACGAGAAGGAGACAGGGGAATGCGTAGCAGTCATCCAGGTGCGTGACGAACCTGCATGCATACCAGTGCCGGACCCACAGCGCTTCTCTTCGTGGCTTCGTCTCACCCGTGCCACGGCGGCAGTGCTAAAGTTCATCGCTAGGTGCAAAGGTCAGGCGGTCGAGATCGATTGCGCAATGATGGAGCGCGCTGAGATACTTTTACTAAAACACGCGCAAAACGAGTCTTTTGGGGAAGACTTAGCCAGAATTAAGGCGCACGGGGCTTTACATCGCGCAAgtaagttattaaaattatcaccCATTTTAGACGAACATGAACTACTTCGCGTGGGCGGGCGCATTGACGCCGCATCAGATGTGCCTCTGGACGTCAAGAGACCCGTGATCCTGGACGGCCGTCATCAGGTAGCACGCTTAATCGTCCGGCATTACCATGTGAAAGCGGCCCACGGAAGTCAGGAGATGGTGGTAAACGAAATAAAGCAAAGGTATTGGGTACTTAGACTTCGACCTACTGTAAAACTCGTGACGTCAAGGTGCATGCTGTGCAGGATAATGAAGAGCAAACCTCAGGTACCGCGCATGGGCGATTTACCACAGGCCAGAATAGAACACCATCAGCGACCCTTTTTTCACTGTGGGTTGGACCTTTTTGGGCCAATGGAGGTCGCGGTGGGTCGCCGCAGAGAGAAAAGATATGGTGTTCTATTCACATGCCTCACAGTGCGGGCGATTCATATCGAGCTGGTTGCCTCCCTTACAACCGACTCGCTTATCATGGCGTTGCGACGCatggcggcgcggcgcggctggCCGCGCCATCTGTACTCGGACAACGGTACTAATCTGAGGGGCGCCGACACAGAGTTGCGTCGGTCAATGGAGGCGCTAGATATGGACGTTCTAAAAGCTGAGGGGGTTAATAACAACATGGATTGGACTTTTATTCCCCCCGCCAGCCCCCATTGGGGTGGGGCGTGGGAACGTTTAATACGTTCAGTAAAGGCGGCTCTCAAAGTCGTTTTAAAAGAACGAGCACCAAGGGACGAAGTTTTGACCACATTAATGGCAGAAGTTGAGAACATGGTCAACGGTCGTCCATTGGTGCACGTGTCTGTCGATCCTGCTGACGGTGAGTCTCTTACTCCTAATCATTTCCTTTTAGGGTCATCATCGCGACTCCCTCTTGTAGGAGAGTTCGATGATTCTGATCTCTACTTGAGAAAACTATGGCGGAAGGCGCAGAGGCTCGCTGACATGTTCTGGCAGAGGTGGCTAAGAGAAATCTTACCCACCCTCGTGCCTAGGACAAAATGGCTAGAGGAGCGGAAGCCGCTAAAAGTAGGGGACCTCGTTCTGGTGGTAGATCCCAACTCTCCCCGCAATATGTGGCCGAAGGGATTGATCACGCAGGTAATTCCTGGCGCAGACGGACGGATCCGTTTAGTGGAGGTGAGGACGGCTACCGGGACTTACCGGAGGTCCGCGGCTCGCATCGCTCCTATTCCCGTAAGTTTAGAGTGCTGA